Proteins encoded together in one Lathyrus oleraceus cultivar Zhongwan6 chromosome 5, CAAS_Psat_ZW6_1.0, whole genome shotgun sequence window:
- the LOC127084368 gene encoding ubiquitin-conjugating enzyme E2 28 encodes MASKRILKELKDLQKDPPTSCSAGPVAEDMFHWQATIMGPADSPYSGGVFLVSIHFPPDYPFKPPKVAFRTKVFHPNINSNGSICLDILKEQWSPALTISKVLLSICSLLTDPNPDDPLVPEIAHMYKTDRTKYEATARSWTQKYAMG; translated from the exons ATGGCATCCAAACGCATCCTCAAGGAACTCAAGGATTTGCAGAAGGATCCTCCTACCTCATGCAGCGCAg GTCCTGTTGCTGAGGACATGTTTCACTGGCAAGCAACAATCATGGGACCTGCTGATAGCCCCTATTCAGGTGGTGTGTTTTTGGTTTCAATTCACTTTCCTCCCGATTATCCATTCAAGCCACCAAAG GTTGCATTTAGGACTAAGGTATTCCATCCAAACATCAACAGCAACGGAAGTATCTGTCTCGACATTCTGAAAGAACAATGGAGCCCAGCGTTGACCATTTCCAAG GTCCTCTTGTCGATTTGCTCGTTGCTGACGGATCCCAATCCCGACGACCCTTTGGTGCCTGAAATCGCACATATGTACAAGACCGACAGGACCAAGTACGAAGCCACCGCACGCAGCTGGACACAGAAGTATGCCATGGGATGA